GGAAAAGAATTGTAAATAACCTCTGTCACAAGGATCTTACTTCTGTTGTGCAATTGTTTTAGCTCAAGGATGTAGATGGAAAGCTATCAGGTGTGGATGCATCTGGCCTCCTTGTTGCCAACTCTGGCAACGATTTGTGCCTGTAATCGAACCTTGATATGCATTCAACTATGGTGTCCTTGCTCTATGGCATATCTTGGATGCATAACTAGATTACTGCCTATTTTCAGGTAATTGATTTATCTAGTGTGGCACCAGAGCTTGCCTTTATGGCAAATGATGCTGACCTGGTGGTGCTCGAAGGCATGGTAAGCTTTTAATGTCCTTCCTTATTTGCCAGGTTTCCTGATTGAAGGACACAGTCTCATTCAGTTTCTGCCTGCTTGTATTATAGGGAAGAGCTATTGAAACTAACCTATATGCACAAATGAAATGTGACTCGATCAAGATTGGAATGGTGAGCTGTTCTGTACCTCCCTTCAATAATGTAACATGTATGCCCAATAGTTGCAGATTATCATAACTCCGTTGTCATTCTACATTTTCAGGTTAAGCATCCTGAGGTCGCCCAATTTTTACGAGGAAGACTTTATGATTGTGTCTTCAAGTTCAATGAGGCCTGAACTACGAGATACATTGGATAACACAATACTGGCAGCACTAGTAGTGGTTTAGTTTTCCCCAAGATCAGCTTGTTAGGTGTTGCACTGAACATAATTGTGTTAGCATCAGCAACGATATCAAGCAAAATAAGCTACGTATATGTGGTGGTTTTTGGAAGTGTTAG
The genomic region above belongs to Miscanthus floridulus cultivar M001 unplaced genomic scaffold, ASM1932011v1 fs_190_1_2, whole genome shotgun sequence and contains:
- the LOC136530745 gene encoding damage-control phosphatase At2g17340-like, with the protein product MESYQVIDLSSVAPELAFMANDADLVVLEGMGRAIETNLYAQMKCDSIKIGMVKHPEVAQFLRGRLYDCVFKFNEA